The Candidatus Terasakiella magnetica genome has a segment encoding these proteins:
- a CDS encoding di-heme oxidoredictase family protein, translating into MKKTTFVLCGLLLGTSSAQAASLDFAMGKALFDRPWTSAPASTQATDGLGPLFNARSCVACHPKGGRGKITVSNDGKIGGLGYVLRLGNEKGEADPIYGRQLQTNAIHGQKAEARVYLDDNYYRIEDLAYGEMSPETNYAGRLSQPLFGLGLLEDVSDETILAQADPEDKNNDGISGRPNMINGQLGRFAWKATAPTLRIQAANAFSNDIGMSTPIHRHHFGDCTAKQPECQKGPHGDSVQFENLEIDSKMLNLVALYLKRLKAPTPQVQETLPLFKDVGCASCHTPELTTKSGKKVAAYSDLLLHDMGDGLADGIAEGQASGREWRTQPLWGTSNTKRFLHDGRATSVEEAINWHGGEAQRAKENFLKLSASDKHRLISFLNSL; encoded by the coding sequence ATGAAAAAAACAACGTTCGTACTCTGTGGCTTGTTGCTGGGGACTTCCTCAGCACAAGCTGCTTCTTTAGATTTTGCAATGGGTAAAGCCTTGTTTGATCGCCCTTGGACCTCTGCACCGGCTTCAACACAGGCAACAGACGGTCTTGGCCCTTTGTTTAATGCCCGTTCCTGTGTGGCGTGCCACCCAAAAGGCGGGCGTGGCAAGATCACTGTGTCCAACGATGGTAAAATCGGCGGTCTGGGTTATGTGCTGCGCCTTGGCAATGAAAAAGGGGAAGCCGACCCGATCTATGGTCGCCAGCTTCAAACCAATGCCATTCATGGGCAAAAGGCCGAAGCCCGTGTCTATCTGGATGATAATTATTACCGTATTGAAGACTTAGCTTACGGGGAAATGTCACCAGAAACAAACTATGCGGGTCGTCTTTCCCAACCCCTTTTTGGCCTTGGTTTGCTTGAAGACGTGAGTGATGAGACCATTCTTGCACAGGCTGACCCCGAGGATAAAAATAACGATGGTATTTCCGGTCGCCCCAATATGATCAATGGTCAGCTTGGGCGTTTTGCGTGGAAAGCCACCGCCCCGACTTTGCGCATTCAAGCCGCTAACGCCTTTTCAAACGATATTGGCATGTCCACGCCAATTCATCGCCATCACTTTGGCGATTGCACCGCAAAACAGCCAGAGTGCCAAAAAGGCCCCCATGGCGACAGTGTGCAGTTTGAGAATTTAGAGATTGATAGCAAGATGCTTAATCTTGTTGCGCTTTACCTCAAAAGATTAAAAGCCCCAACCCCACAGGTTCAAGAAACCTTGCCTTTGTTTAAGGATGTGGGTTGTGCCTCTTGTCATACACCAGAGCTTACCACCAAATCAGGCAAAAAAGTCGCAGCCTATAGCGACCTTCTTTTGCATGATATGGGCGACGGGCTAGCTGATGGTATTGCAGAAGGTCAGGCCAGTGGGCGCGAATGGCGCACCCAGCCTTTATGGGGAACCTCAAATACAAAACGTTTCTTACATGACGGTCGTGCCACTTCCGTTGAAGAAGCCATTAACTGGCATGGTGGGGAAGCTCAAAGAGCAAAAGAAAACTTCCTCAAGCTTTCTGCCAGCGACAAACACCGTCTCATTTCTTTTTTAAACAGCCTTTAA
- a CDS encoding multicopper oxidase family protein codes for MPISRRSVIGGSAALVALSAFPLLAKSSLSTTRPGVPKRKKPVLNDTVVEANLVAKIRPTKLFEGGPELPLWTYGDDLLPVIRVPKGARLRTTLKNELPEHTSIHWHGIRLPNHMDGVPYVTQQPVEPGESFTYDFTVPDTGMFPMHSHCNLSTQLGKGLAAALIVTGDETRPYDDDVLCVIKDWHLDENGNFTDFTTPKGASRSGTFATARSVNLQKLPVMEVPAGGDVRVRMMSVNNSRVNQIGIEGANGAAIIATDGQAVAPFPLKTWRLGSAMRIDVVVRTPEPGKEVIIYDYFAPQPVPIAKLKSVGPMLDRGEFDPAPLYAPDIAEPDLSNAIHERVEFTATATASPPDINLPDGQVLKMADALCLSDETFWAINQRTWPQDGHKTLPAPLFNLKRGRTYVFELVNATPHVHPIHIHGHTFLYLKSNKKSLPKHFTDTVLIRPKERVHVAFVADNPGDWMFHCHIVEHEETGMMGIINVT; via the coding sequence ATGCCTATTTCCAGAAGAAGTGTTATTGGCGGGAGCGCGGCCTTGGTCGCGCTTTCGGCATTTCCACTTCTCGCTAAATCAAGTCTGAGCACTACCCGCCCGGGTGTGCCAAAAAGAAAAAAACCAGTCCTTAACGACACTGTTGTTGAGGCCAATCTGGTCGCTAAAATTCGCCCAACGAAATTGTTTGAAGGTGGGCCAGAACTGCCGCTTTGGACCTATGGCGATGATCTCCTTCCGGTGATCCGCGTTCCCAAAGGTGCCCGTCTTCGCACCACCCTAAAAAATGAATTACCTGAACATACCTCCATTCACTGGCATGGCATCCGCCTGCCCAACCATATGGACGGTGTGCCTTATGTCACCCAGCAACCTGTTGAGCCGGGTGAGAGCTTTACCTATGATTTCACCGTGCCTGATACGGGCATGTTCCCTATGCATTCACATTGCAACCTGTCCACCCAGTTGGGTAAAGGGCTCGCGGCAGCCTTGATTGTTACGGGTGATGAAACCAGACCTTATGATGATGACGTCTTATGCGTGATCAAAGACTGGCACCTTGATGAAAACGGTAACTTCACCGATTTCACCACACCAAAAGGCGCAAGCCGCAGCGGCACCTTTGCCACAGCGCGTAGCGTGAACCTGCAAAAACTTCCGGTCATGGAAGTGCCAGCGGGTGGTGACGTGCGTGTTCGCATGATGAGTGTCAATAACTCGCGCGTAAACCAAATCGGCATTGAAGGCGCAAATGGTGCAGCTATCATCGCAACCGATGGTCAGGCTGTTGCCCCCTTCCCGCTTAAAACATGGCGTTTGGGTTCAGCCATGCGCATCGACGTTGTGGTACGCACACCAGAGCCGGGCAAAGAAGTCATCATTTATGATTATTTCGCGCCACAGCCCGTGCCAATTGCCAAACTAAAATCCGTTGGCCCTATGTTAGATCGCGGGGAGTTTGACCCAGCGCCCCTTTATGCCCCTGACATTGCCGAGCCGGACCTTTCTAACGCGATACATGAGCGTGTGGAATTTACCGCAACCGCCACGGCCTCCCCACCGGACATTAATCTGCCCGATGGACAGGTCTTGAAAATGGCAGATGCGCTGTGTTTGTCTGATGAAACCTTCTGGGCGATCAATCAACGCACATGGCCCCAAGATGGGCATAAAACATTACCTGCCCCGTTGTTTAACCTCAAACGCGGGCGCACCTATGTTTTTGAATTGGTCAATGCCACACCGCATGTGCACCCTATTCACATTCATGGTCATACATTCCTCTATTTAAAATCAAACAAAAAATCTTTGCCGAAACACTTCACCGATACGGTTCTTATTCGTCCAAAAGAACGGGTACATGTGGCCTTTGTTGCCGATAACCCGGGTGATTGGATGTTCCATTGCCATATTGTTGAACATGAAGAAACAGGAATGATGGGCATCATCAACGTCACTTAA
- a CDS encoding DUF1513 domain-containing protein gives MHRRTFLKASLGGMSAVAFCKNVNASTLNQGWFSGIKDSADRFGVVHIGADFNVTPLFLTQQRLHGISKHPLKAEVVAPARRPGIELFVFDLNSKKLTTIKAAKGRHFFGHGNYSKDGARYFITESAIGEDKGVVGVYDALNGYERIGEFDSGGVGPHESRISPDGKTLIVSNGGILTHPDTGRAKLNLDTMAPNLSFIDVASGKITKQLSLPESQHKLSMRHMDVDTDGTIYIGLQDQEKGRLDQPLVWKTQGDKLVAMAEPAKGWKIFNGYIGSVCANNGALSVSSPRGNAVYMWSKDENRAYLSEDICAVAKLPGDGFMMTTGKGKIMDVRGREATHGYRFDNHCTPA, from the coding sequence ATGCATCGTCGTACATTTTTGAAAGCATCTCTTGGGGGGATGTCTGCTGTTGCTTTTTGCAAAAATGTAAACGCATCGACACTTAATCAGGGCTGGTTTAGCGGGATCAAAGATTCCGCTGATCGCTTTGGCGTGGTTCATATTGGTGCTGACTTTAACGTCACGCCTTTATTCCTCACCCAACAGCGCCTGCATGGGATTTCAAAACACCCGCTTAAGGCCGAAGTCGTCGCCCCTGCGCGTCGCCCCGGTATTGAGCTGTTTGTTTTTGATCTCAATTCTAAAAAACTCACAACCATCAAGGCTGCAAAAGGCCGTCACTTCTTTGGTCATGGGAACTACTCCAAAGATGGTGCGCGTTACTTCATTACTGAAAGCGCCATTGGTGAAGATAAAGGCGTTGTGGGTGTTTATGATGCGCTTAACGGCTATGAGCGCATCGGCGAGTTTGATAGTGGTGGCGTTGGCCCCCATGAAAGCCGCATCAGCCCGGATGGCAAAACCCTTATCGTTTCAAACGGTGGCATTTTGACCCATCCTGATACGGGGCGTGCCAAACTCAACCTTGATACCATGGCCCCGAACCTCAGCTTTATTGATGTTGCCAGTGGTAAAATAACCAAGCAGCTGTCATTGCCTGAAAGCCAGCATAAACTCTCCATGCGCCATATGGATGTGGACACAGATGGCACGATTTATATCGGTTTACAAGATCAGGAAAAAGGCCGTTTGGATCAGCCACTGGTATGGAAAACCCAAGGTGACAAACTGGTTGCCATGGCAGAACCTGCAAAAGGTTGGAAAATCTTTAACGGCTATATCGGCAGTGTCTGTGCCAACAACGGTGCGCTGAGTGTTTCTTCACCGCGTGGCAATGCGGTATACATGTGGTCAAAAGATGAAAACCGCGCTTATCTTTCCGAAGATATCTGCGCTGTTGCCAAACTTCCCGGCGATGGCTTCATGATGACCACGGGTAAAGGCAAAATCATGGATGTGAGGGGACGAGAAGCCACACATGGCTATCGTTTTGATAACCACTGCACCCCTGCTTAA
- a CDS encoding CZB domain-containing protein, whose protein sequence is MALDITLDVNVARLAHVGWELELERLALGGSIASSSRIHANCDLGHWIYSSGLRKYGQFPEIWKLKEEHNNFHTIADEIIDLKLHGDKDRALAMINRLRASSRDVVYLLTTLELSVASNDYEGVIDQAKGAFNKFLGAEKEDEPFPMYLDRTKVPWYAFRKKKMAKLASVFDINAARLNHVIWVQNLGKGFQRNIKLKKIQHADECSLGVWINTIGRENYLKDDEFEHLESSHHAFHELSHKTMSELNRNDYEGADISYQKVIQASHDIVSRLTHLEHRMQDNKTSNIRMRAIKL, encoded by the coding sequence ATGGCTTTAGATATCACCCTGGATGTAAATGTTGCACGCTTGGCTCATGTGGGGTGGGAGTTGGAACTGGAGCGTCTCGCCCTTGGGGGCAGTATTGCTTCTTCTTCACGCATTCATGCCAATTGTGATTTGGGCCATTGGATTTATTCCAGCGGTTTGCGCAAATATGGTCAGTTTCCTGAGATTTGGAAACTTAAAGAAGAGCATAACAACTTTCATACCATTGCCGATGAGATCATTGACCTTAAGCTCCATGGCGATAAAGACCGTGCCTTGGCGATGATCAACCGCTTGCGTGCCAGCAGCCGCGATGTGGTTTATCTGCTGACCACGTTAGAGCTCAGTGTGGCTTCTAACGATTATGAGGGGGTGATTGATCAGGCAAAAGGGGCCTTTAACAAGTTTTTAGGCGCGGAAAAAGAAGACGAACCTTTCCCCATGTATCTGGATCGCACGAAAGTGCCATGGTATGCCTTTCGCAAAAAGAAAATGGCAAAACTAGCCTCTGTCTTTGATATTAATGCAGCCCGGCTAAACCATGTGATCTGGGTGCAAAATTTGGGTAAAGGCTTTCAGCGCAATATAAAACTGAAGAAAATCCAACATGCTGATGAATGCAGCCTTGGTGTTTGGATCAATACCATCGGGCGGGAGAATTATTTAAAAGATGATGAGTTTGAGCATCTAGAAAGCTCCCACCATGCTTTTCATGAGTTGTCGCACAAAACCATGTCAGAACTTAACCGCAATGATTATGAAGGCGCGGATATTTCTTATCAAAAAGTCATTCAAGCGAGCCACGATATCGTTTCACGCCTGACCCATTTGGAACATCGCATGCAGGATAATAAAACCTCCAATATCCGTATGCGCGCCATCAAGCTTTAA
- a CDS encoding response regulator — MLKTLWRRLEIYKSPLTRKVTIGVFLGIILIEIIILVPSYNNKEKELLNGLTSKIDLIATSILPISELSLEHRLGLLREVPDIIHLYDADALDEEQMEIYSRSSHTLTLSHNLPDDKDRRVVIIADAAFVPVEMNAYVGRIVGLILIISAFVTVVTMLVLERLLINPLMKLNTALNSNKDDVNIEALSDDMLDRRDELGDLARSYKSLGDNISAAFSEIEVLARFPYENPNPILRCSSDFKIMYSNTIAWNETGFFKDSEKSIICDDLKYSVKHTLDENQNATQTINCNGTIYSCTLVPIKEYGYCNLYARDITSQIRAEKALQSLNLQLEDVVRDRTRELEKQKSQLSATISASLDAIIIMSLDGRIVEFSQSAESVFGYKTSEVMGKILSDYLIPEQFKESHDKGLLHFIETGEGNVIGKRIEIEAQHKDGHVFPIELAIHVSGSGEERLFIAYLRDISSRKEQEQDLILAKEHAESANTAKSEFLATMSHEIRTPMNGVIGMTGLLMDTGLNDEQHHYADTIRHSGEALMRIINDILDYTKIEVGKLELEESDFDMVQLCESVVDLLASKAMEKGLQFGSLVSPEINGTYKSDPGRIRQILLNFITNAIKFTTEGAVILRVEDTGQGIRFEVEDNGIGISEEDADKLFQKFTQVDASTTRKYGGTGLGLAISKLIVEALGGEIGLTSELGKGSTFWFTLPLERLEASPLLAQDEKSVLENKQALIIDDNQVNREIFDINMSSWGMKTTLCSSVKEALKQSDAHDFDIIMLDFNMPDQNGSDFLKEYQQKNKEKTVPVVLATSSNEVSEEIKPHIEQFILKPIRQQALKNVLLSCLCEKTKEALQSHSTPVQDKPLVRTQEQLRILVAEDNQVNQMVAQGILKKLGHYVDVASNGLEAINAVENLPYDMVLMDIQMPECDGYQATREIRARSASYANIPIVAMTANAMSGDREKCLLAGMNDYLSKPVTADKLSSCIEQLLGRFNETSDIPTEESHHEPEIRHGSTKLWNEETVETMISDLDLDGYQMLLRTYLKNTLTRLENISAAMDDNDNARLKKEAHSLKGASNSIGAKEIADMAVRLEQQVEDDIPNAEQLNAAFETFKAEATKRFLSEA, encoded by the coding sequence ATGCTGAAAACTTTATGGCGTAGACTTGAAATCTATAAGTCTCCCCTTACCCGCAAGGTCACCATTGGCGTATTTCTTGGTATCATCCTCATTGAGATCATTATCCTTGTTCCTTCCTACAATAATAAAGAGAAGGAACTGCTTAATGGATTGACCTCAAAAATCGATTTGATTGCCACGTCGATTTTACCCATTAGTGAGCTCAGCCTTGAACATCGCTTGGGTCTGCTTCGTGAAGTCCCTGATATCATCCATCTTTATGATGCCGATGCGCTTGATGAAGAACAGATGGAGATTTATTCACGCTCTTCTCATACCCTCACCCTCTCTCATAACCTGCCTGATGATAAAGACAGACGGGTTGTGATTATTGCAGATGCTGCCTTTGTCCCCGTTGAAATGAATGCTTATGTGGGGCGCATCGTCGGGCTGATCCTGATTATTTCTGCCTTTGTGACGGTCGTGACCATGTTGGTGCTGGAACGCTTACTCATTAACCCATTGATGAAGCTCAACACCGCGCTTAATTCCAATAAGGATGATGTAAATATCGAAGCCCTTTCTGATGATATGCTCGATAGGCGCGATGAGTTGGGGGATTTGGCACGCTCTTATAAATCCCTTGGCGATAATATCTCGGCAGCTTTTTCAGAAATTGAGGTTTTAGCGCGTTTTCCTTATGAAAACCCAAACCCGATTTTGCGCTGTTCTTCTGATTTTAAAATCATGTATTCCAACACCATTGCATGGAATGAAACAGGATTTTTCAAAGATAGTGAAAAAAGCATCATTTGTGATGACCTAAAATACAGTGTCAAACATACCTTAGATGAGAACCAGAACGCCACCCAAACAATCAATTGTAATGGCACCATTTATTCCTGCACGCTGGTCCCCATCAAGGAATATGGCTATTGCAATCTTTATGCACGTGATATCACCTCGCAAATCCGTGCTGAAAAAGCCCTGCAAAGCCTAAACCTTCAGCTGGAAGATGTGGTGCGTGATCGCACAAGAGAGCTTGAAAAACAAAAAAGCCAGCTTAGTGCCACCATCAGCGCATCGCTTGATGCCATTATCATTATGTCACTTGATGGACGCATCGTTGAATTCAGTCAATCTGCAGAAAGTGTCTTTGGCTATAAAACCTCTGAGGTGATGGGTAAAATCCTGTCTGACTATCTTATTCCTGAACAATTTAAAGAATCTCATGACAAAGGGTTGCTGCATTTCATTGAAACAGGTGAAGGCAATGTCATTGGCAAACGTATTGAGATTGAGGCCCAACATAAAGACGGTCATGTCTTTCCAATTGAGCTCGCTATTCATGTTTCAGGTTCTGGTGAGGAACGTTTGTTCATTGCTTATTTGCGCGATATCAGCAGCCGAAAAGAACAAGAACAAGACCTGATCCTTGCCAAAGAACATGCTGAAAGCGCCAACACGGCCAAGTCTGAATTCTTGGCTACCATGAGCCATGAAATTCGCACCCCTATGAATGGCGTGATCGGCATGACCGGCCTGTTGATGGATACGGGCCTGAACGATGAGCAACATCATTATGCCGATACTATCCGCCATTCTGGTGAAGCACTCATGCGTATTATTAATGATATTCTGGATTATACAAAAATCGAGGTCGGTAAGCTTGAGCTGGAAGAATCCGATTTTGACATGGTTCAGCTCTGTGAGAGTGTGGTTGACCTGCTTGCCTCTAAAGCCATGGAAAAAGGCCTTCAGTTTGGCTCCCTTGTTTCACCCGAGATTAACGGAACCTATAAGTCTGATCCCGGTCGTATTCGCCAAATCTTGCTCAACTTCATCACCAACGCCATCAAATTCACCACCGAAGGCGCTGTGATTTTACGTGTGGAAGATACAGGCCAAGGTATCCGCTTTGAAGTTGAAGATAACGGCATTGGCATTAGTGAAGAAGATGCTGACAAACTCTTCCAAAAATTCACACAAGTTGATGCCTCAACAACGCGCAAATATGGCGGCACGGGACTTGGCCTTGCCATCTCAAAACTGATTGTTGAGGCCCTTGGCGGAGAGATCGGGCTCACCAGTGAACTAGGTAAGGGCAGCACCTTCTGGTTTACCCTTCCTTTGGAACGACTAGAAGCCAGCCCGTTACTGGCACAAGATGAAAAGAGCGTTCTGGAGAACAAACAAGCCCTGATCATTGATGATAATCAGGTCAACCGTGAGATTTTCGACATTAATATGTCCTCATGGGGGATGAAAACCACTTTATGCTCAAGCGTCAAAGAGGCCCTCAAACAAAGTGATGCCCATGACTTTGACATCATTATGCTTGATTTCAATATGCCCGATCAAAACGGGAGCGACTTCTTAAAAGAGTACCAGCAAAAGAATAAGGAAAAGACCGTTCCCGTGGTTCTGGCAACCTCCTCTAATGAAGTCAGCGAAGAAATCAAACCCCATATTGAACAATTCATCCTCAAGCCAATTCGTCAACAGGCCTTAAAGAATGTATTGCTCAGCTGTTTGTGTGAGAAAACAAAAGAGGCACTGCAAAGTCATTCGACCCCTGTTCAAGACAAGCCCCTTGTTCGCACACAAGAACAACTGCGTATTCTTGTGGCTGAAGACAATCAGGTTAACCAAATGGTTGCCCAAGGTATTTTAAAGAAACTCGGCCATTACGTGGATGTAGCCTCAAATGGCCTTGAAGCCATCAATGCGGTTGAGAACCTACCTTATGATATGGTCTTAATGGATATCCAGATGCCGGAATGTGATGGCTATCAAGCCACGCGTGAAATTCGCGCACGCTCCGCCAGCTATGCCAATATCCCCATTGTCGCCATGACAGCCAATGCCATGTCTGGGGACCGGGAAAAATGCCTCCTTGCGGGTATGAATGATTATCTCTCTAAACCCGTCACCGCCGATAAATTAAGCAGCTGTATTGAGCAATTGCTGGGACGTTTTAATGAAACAAGTGACATTCCAACTGAAGAGTCACACCATGAGCCTGAAATCCGTCATGGCAGTACCAAGTTATGGAATGAAGAAACAGTCGAGACTATGATTTCCGATCTGGATCTTGATGGTTATCAAATGTTGTTGCGCACGTACCTTAAAAACACGCTCACGCGACTTGAAAATATTTCAGCAGCCATGGATGATAACGACAATGCCCGCCTGAAAAAAGAAGCCCACAGCCTGAAAGGGGCCTCCAACTCCATTGGTGCAAAAGAGATTGCAGATATGGCTGTACGCCTTGAACAGCAAGTTGAAGACGACATTCCAAATGCAGAGCAACTCAATGCAGCCTTTGAGACTTTCAAAGCTGAAGCAACAAAACGTTTTTTATCTGAGGCTTGA
- a CDS encoding imelysin family protein, whose protein sequence is MKRLFLFFFFIALVPLNAQSADKLQHDISKKVTHDFIVPAYGEFAKQATKQAQAWEKSCKADDLKAVYHDTADAWSAVQHITFGPVSFLLRKDRLYHWPERRNAVSKGMNKLLAKNDEALLDPKKFTRTSVAVQGLPALERLVFTDMMSDEWSCKVGQAIAKNISDIANDTLKDWTDLQGVIIKGEGHPLYFETMSEVTIRLFTELLAGFQMITDQKIALPMGTGIKKANGRRAEGWRSNRPNVFVVKNANALYAMAQPFMTFLPKAEKEELTKQYATFLTAAEALPAIPTAVKDVAMREQLKDFLKISKETRALIIKQFTQHLGIPVGFNNLDGD, encoded by the coding sequence ATGAAGCGCCTCTTTCTTTTCTTCTTTTTTATCGCCCTTGTGCCACTTAACGCCCAGAGTGCCGATAAATTACAACATGACATTTCCAAAAAGGTAACGCATGATTTTATCGTTCCTGCCTATGGGGAATTTGCAAAACAGGCCACTAAACAAGCACAAGCTTGGGAGAAATCCTGTAAGGCTGATGATTTAAAAGCTGTTTATCATGACACAGCAGATGCGTGGTCTGCGGTTCAACATATTACCTTTGGTCCGGTTTCTTTCCTGCTTAGAAAAGATCGCCTCTATCACTGGCCAGAACGTCGCAATGCGGTTTCAAAAGGCATGAACAAGCTTTTGGCAAAAAATGACGAAGCTTTGCTTGACCCTAAAAAATTTACCCGCACAAGTGTGGCGGTACAAGGCTTGCCCGCGCTTGAGCGTCTTGTCTTTACAGATATGATGAGCGATGAGTGGTCTTGTAAGGTTGGTCAAGCCATTGCCAAGAACATTTCTGACATTGCCAATGACACGCTCAAAGACTGGACAGACCTTCAAGGTGTGATCATCAAAGGTGAAGGCCACCCGTTGTATTTTGAAACAATGAGTGAAGTGACCATCCGTCTCTTTACCGAGCTTTTGGCGGGTTTCCAGATGATTACAGATCAAAAGATTGCCTTGCCTATGGGAACTGGCATTAAAAAAGCCAACGGCCGTCGTGCTGAAGGCTGGCGCAGTAATCGTCCAAACGTCTTTGTGGTTAAAAATGCCAATGCGCTTTATGCCATGGCCCAGCCTTTCATGACCTTCCTGCCTAAAGCGGAGAAGGAAGAGCTCACGAAACAATATGCAACGTTCCTTACAGCAGCAGAAGCACTTCCTGCCATTCCAACTGCGGTTAAAGATGTTGCCATGCGAGAACAATTAAAAGATTTCCTCAAAATCAGTAAGGAAACACGGGCGCTGATCATCAAACAATTTACCCAACATCTCGGTATTCCGGTTGGGTTTAACAATCTAGATGGAGACTAA
- a CDS encoding imelysin family protein, which produces MKVLQLLKTTAAGAVMIAAASTAQAAAPTTAEIVKNYSDIAHAMFTDAYTTAQKLKTAVDALIANPSDATLKAARDAWVAARVPYQQTEGFRFGNTVVDDWEGKVNAWPLDEGLIDYVDASYGKSSDENPAYTLNIIANKKVRIGPDVIDATNITPELLEGSIHEAQEVEANVATGYHAIEFLLWGQDLNGTEAGAGNRPATDFDTKNCTNGNCDRRAQFLSAATDLLISDLEYIVAAWAKDGEARKDISSKNENDALSTILSGIGSLSYGELGGERMKLGVLLHDPEEEHDCFSDNTHNSHYYNQVGMNAIYNGKYQRVDGSVIFGASVAGLAQAKAPKAHTRLQGLLDATSAKMEVMKVTADSGKMAYDQMLAENNDAGNKILLDVVDGLVNQTRGIEQVVSELGLKIAVEGSDSLDNPTAVGH; this is translated from the coding sequence ATGAAGGTTCTTCAACTTCTTAAAACGACTGCAGCGGGAGCAGTCATGATCGCAGCCGCTTCTACAGCACAAGCAGCTGCACCAACTACTGCGGAAATCGTGAAAAACTATTCCGACATTGCACATGCAATGTTTACGGATGCCTACACAACAGCACAAAAACTTAAAACGGCTGTTGATGCCCTTATCGCCAATCCAAGCGATGCAACACTAAAAGCTGCACGCGACGCATGGGTTGCTGCCCGTGTACCATATCAACAAACAGAAGGTTTCCGTTTTGGGAACACTGTTGTTGATGACTGGGAAGGTAAAGTCAACGCATGGCCATTAGATGAAGGTCTCATCGACTATGTTGATGCGTCTTACGGTAAGTCATCTGATGAAAACCCAGCCTACACGCTAAACATCATCGCCAATAAAAAAGTACGTATCGGCCCAGACGTCATTGATGCCACAAACATCACGCCTGAGCTTCTCGAAGGTTCAATCCACGAAGCACAAGAAGTTGAAGCAAACGTTGCCACTGGCTACCACGCTATCGAATTTTTGCTTTGGGGCCAAGATTTAAACGGCACAGAGGCAGGTGCAGGCAACCGTCCAGCAACTGACTTTGATACGAAAAACTGCACAAACGGCAACTGTGATCGTCGTGCACAATTCTTGTCTGCCGCAACGGACCTTTTGATCTCTGATCTGGAATATATCGTTGCTGCATGGGCTAAAGACGGCGAAGCACGCAAAGACATCTCTTCTAAAAATGAAAATGATGCGCTTTCTACAATCTTATCCGGTATCGGTTCACTATCTTATGGTGAATTGGGCGGTGAGCGTATGAAGCTTGGCGTTTTGCTGCATGATCCAGAAGAAGAGCATGACTGCTTTTCTGACAACACACATAACTCTCACTACTATAACCAAGTTGGCATGAACGCGATTTACAATGGTAAATACCAACGTGTTGATGGTTCTGTCATCTTTGGCGCAAGTGTTGCGGGTTTGGCCCAAGCCAAAGCACCAAAAGCACATACACGCCTGCAAGGCCTGCTTGATGCAACAAGTGCCAAAATGGAAGTTATGAAAGTCACTGCTGATAGCGGCAAAATGGCTTACGACCAAATGCTGGCTGAAAACAATGATGCAGGTAACAAAATCCTTCTGGATGTTGTTGACGGTCTTGTGAACCAGACACGCGGTATCGAACAGGTTGTTTCTGAACTCGGCCTGAAGATCGCGGTTGAAGGTTCTGACAGCTTGGATAATCCAACTGCTGTTGGTCACTAA
- a CDS encoding EF-hand domain-containing protein, translating into MDAIGSYGSGGSIDHAQRRQDMFSKIDTDGDGQFSLEEFEAAKPADAPADAPAASEIFSQMDADGDGSVSEEEFSKMPPPPPPPPSGGSGMMGGDMLSSLLQALEDASSNLSEDDDDSESSTAFSEESEETDSSSTEENILELLQQELQNFRNSAHAQANNAYADASSLSTMLSAQQTFIST; encoded by the coding sequence ATGGACGCGATAGGTTCATATGGCTCGGGCGGGTCGATAGATCACGCTCAACGACGTCAGGATATGTTCAGCAAAATCGATACTGATGGCGATGGACAGTTTTCTCTGGAAGAGTTTGAAGCGGCCAAACCCGCTGATGCGCCAGCTGATGCCCCTGCAGCCAGTGAAATTTTTTCACAAATGGATGCAGATGGTGATGGCTCGGTAAGCGAGGAAGAGTTTTCCAAAATGCCACCGCCCCCACCGCCACCGCCTTCTGGTGGTTCTGGTATGATGGGCGGGGACATGCTGTCTTCTTTGCTTCAGGCGTTGGAAGACGCATCTTCAAACCTTAGTGAAGATGATGATGACAGTGAGAGCTCAACAGCTTTTAGTGAAGAAAGCGAGGAAACGGATAGTTCTTCAACTGAAGAAAATATTCTGGAATTGCTTCAACAGGAATTGCAAAATTTCCGCAACTCCGCTCATGCACAAGCTAATAATGCTTATGCAGATGCCTCAAGCCTGAGTACAATGTTGAGTGCACAGCAAACCTTTATCTCCACATAA